From Paenibacillus polymyxa, the proteins below share one genomic window:
- a CDS encoding TetR/AcrR family transcriptional regulator gives MQSKRGRPRNVESQKSILTASYELLLEQGFGAVTVEKIAERAKVSKATIYKWWPNKAAVVMDGFLSATMARLPVPDTGRVLDDILIHATNLVRFLTSREGKIITELIGEGQLDPGLAEAYRTRYFHPRRLEARHLIERGIERGELKEHLDVELCIDLIYGPIFYRLLVTGYPLDDAYVRQLVMNAFEGISLD, from the coding sequence GTGCAGAGTAAAAGAGGACGTCCGCGTAATGTTGAGTCGCAAAAATCTATCCTTACCGCTTCTTATGAACTACTGTTGGAGCAAGGATTTGGGGCTGTTACGGTAGAAAAAATTGCTGAGCGAGCGAAAGTGAGCAAAGCCACCATTTATAAATGGTGGCCTAACAAAGCTGCCGTAGTAATGGATGGTTTCTTGTCAGCTACCATGGCAAGATTGCCCGTACCCGACACAGGTCGTGTATTGGACGATATTCTTATTCATGCTACGAATTTAGTACGGTTTCTAACCAGTCGAGAAGGTAAAATCATTACGGAGTTAATTGGTGAAGGGCAACTTGATCCAGGATTAGCAGAGGCATACCGAACACGATATTTCCATCCTCGAAGACTTGAAGCCAGGCATCTAATTGAGCGGGGAATTGAGCGCGGGGAATTGAAGGAGCATCTCGATGTTGAATTATGTATCGATCTCATTTATGGGCCGATTTTTTATCGATTGCTGGTAACTGGTTATCCATTAGACGATGCCTATGTGCGACAATTAGTCATGAATGCGTTTGAAGGGATTAGCTTGGACTGA
- a CDS encoding MarR family winged helix-turn-helix transcriptional regulator translates to MRKKPIGKLISHLYRRNQKILSKKLAPYGIGSGGQHSFLKLILQRPGITQEQLTNELKFDKATTTRSVKQLEESGYIERKTDPNDRRSQLVSPTAKALEFAPVLQGILDELNAGLARNLSEEEEDLLIDLLQKISTDPDE, encoded by the coding sequence ATGAGAAAAAAACCGATTGGAAAGCTAATTTCCCACCTGTACCGTCGAAATCAAAAAATACTGTCCAAAAAACTGGCTCCTTATGGAATCGGCAGTGGGGGACAACACAGTTTCCTAAAGCTGATTTTGCAGCGGCCGGGCATTACACAGGAGCAGCTGACGAATGAACTTAAATTTGACAAGGCAACCACGACGCGCTCTGTAAAACAATTAGAGGAATCAGGCTACATTGAACGTAAAACGGACCCCAATGATCGTCGTTCCCAACTTGTGTCTCCTACGGCCAAGGCGTTAGAATTCGCTCCTGTCTTACAAGGGATATTGGACGAGCTCAATGCCGGTCTTGCCCGCAATTTATCCGAAGAGGAAGAGGACCTTCTAATCGACTTACTGCAAAAGATTAGTACAGATCCTGACGAATAA
- a CDS encoding MFS transporter has translation MSSTATTAATYQENIEVQKKRWMILIVLNLFTFMSTLDGSIVNIALPVLSRTLHLPVAQIEWVTTAYLMAICTAILFFGKLGDMVGKIKIFKIGTIIFILGSLLCGLSSSLSLLLISRIIQAIGASMTMANSQGIVTDIFPSTERGKALGLIGTFVSLGSIAGPSLGGIIVSSLGWQYIFWVNVPIGLIAVFLGWRLLPKDLIKVKDKIDVPGSLVFAIFILTLFVGLLLGQQVGYGDARIIASLVVAVVAFATFIRLEFRRPQPLLQLTLFKNPLFSLSILCAFLVFVANFCFNIISPFYAQNMLNLSPFYAGFLLMLFPISMVIVAPLSGALSDKIGSELLTFAGLVVMVVAQIGLAELHAGSSIPLVGLWIAMLGIGSGLFQSPNNSLIMSKVPRTQLGSAGSVNSLVRNVGMVVGITLATTILFYIMSKEAGYRVTGLVPGHPEIFLSGMHVVFMTSASICLVAALLTGWRLIGARRARVQQEKR, from the coding sequence ATGAGTTCAACTGCTACAACTGCTGCAACCTATCAAGAGAATATCGAAGTTCAGAAGAAACGTTGGATGATTTTGATTGTTTTAAATCTGTTTACGTTTATGTCCACCTTGGATGGAAGTATTGTTAATATTGCTCTTCCTGTGTTGTCTCGCACGTTACATTTACCTGTGGCACAGATTGAATGGGTGACAACCGCCTATTTAATGGCGATATGTACCGCTATTTTATTTTTTGGCAAGCTAGGGGATATGGTCGGTAAAATCAAAATATTCAAAATCGGCACCATCATATTCATTCTTGGCTCCCTATTGTGCGGTCTTAGCTCTTCACTCTCCCTATTGCTGATCTCGCGCATCATTCAGGCAATTGGAGCATCCATGACCATGGCGAACAGCCAAGGGATCGTAACAGATATCTTCCCGTCTACTGAACGGGGCAAAGCGCTTGGCCTCATCGGAACCTTCGTTTCTTTGGGTAGTATCGCCGGGCCGAGCTTGGGCGGTATTATTGTCTCCTCGCTGGGTTGGCAATACATTTTCTGGGTCAATGTACCGATAGGCCTGATCGCTGTCTTTCTGGGCTGGAGGCTTCTGCCTAAGGATCTGATCAAGGTGAAGGATAAGATCGACGTTCCTGGCAGCCTGGTGTTTGCTATTTTTATTCTCACTTTATTCGTCGGATTGTTGCTGGGACAGCAGGTCGGGTATGGAGACGCACGCATTATTGCTTCGCTGGTGGTGGCCGTAGTTGCTTTTGCCACATTTATTCGATTGGAATTTCGTCGTCCACAGCCGCTGTTACAGCTCACATTATTCAAAAATCCATTGTTTTCACTTAGTATTTTGTGCGCTTTTCTGGTGTTCGTCGCTAACTTCTGCTTTAACATCATATCGCCTTTCTATGCACAGAATATGCTGAACTTGTCGCCTTTTTATGCCGGATTTTTGCTGATGCTGTTCCCCATCTCTATGGTTATCGTAGCCCCGCTCAGCGGTGCGCTGTCCGATAAAATCGGATCTGAACTACTCACCTTCGCCGGGCTGGTCGTTATGGTCGTTGCCCAAATTGGATTAGCGGAGCTGCATGCAGGTAGCTCCATCCCGCTCGTCGGTCTGTGGATTGCCATGCTGGGTATTGGCAGTGGTTTATTCCAATCGCCGAACAATTCGCTGATTATGTCCAAGGTACCCCGTACACAGCTTGGCTCAGCCGGAAGTGTTAATTCACTGGTGCGCAACGTCGGGATGGTTGTAGGGATCACGCTGGCCACAACCATTCTCTTTTATATTATGAGTAAAGAGGCTGGTTATCGGGTCACTGGATTGGTGCCAGGTCACCCTGAAATTTTTCTGTCAGGCATGCATGTAGTCTTTATGACATCTGCTTCCATCTGTCTTGTAGCGGCATTGTTAACAGGCTGGAGGCTGATCGGGGCTAGACGGGCAAGAGTGCAGCAAGAAAAGAGATAG